The stretch of DNA ATGGCTGTGGATGAGGCGAGTTCCTCGGTTGAGTTCCTCGCACTTAGTGGAGCTTGGCTGCCTTGCGGAGGCGCTCCAGCTCGGCCTGCTCCTcgcgctcctcctcctcggcgagCTCCACCTCGTGCTCCAGCATGCGGATCTGCTCGCTCAGCTCCTTGGGCATCCTCTCCAGATGTATCGCCTTGATCTGGGCCTTGATGTCCTTGGTCATGTGATTGATGCGGAAGCCGCGATGGTCGAACTGAGCTCCGCCATTGGCCTTGTGCTGCTCCTCCACGTACTTGAGGGCACGAGCGATGGCATCGGGAATCGGATGGATGTGGTCGCCCTCGGGCATGAAGCCGCCATCGTTGGAGGCGTAGTTCACGCGATACAGCTTGCCATCGTCGCCGGTGTACTCATAGAAGCCCTTGGCGTGGGTTCCTCCAGTGTGGTGGAGCTTGGCCTGTTCCTCGCCGTAGATTCCGTTCTCGGTCAGGTAACTGTTGGGTAAAAGATAAATTATTGAGAAGGTTATGGTGGAATCGATATAATACTTTAAAGAACTAAAGATCTTtcgtaataatattttatttttagcaatatCAATGAATTTATAGGTCATCgttaaaagattttggaatGCTACTACTAGAGATCGAAATCAAGAGAATAACTCTTAATTTTTATAGGCCGAAAAAACAACTTGAGAATTATAAGCTACTTACGAATGATCGTATTTGTCCTGCTTGCGGACCTCTTCCTTGTGCAGAATCTTGTGGCGACCCTCGTCATCGTAGTTGAACAGGATACTCCTTGGCGTGGTGGTGGTCGTGGTGGTTGTGGTCGTCGTCCtcttggtggtggtggtgggtttCTTGGTGGTCGTGCTCTGCGAGTGTTTTTGTGGGTCGAATCATGTGATCATTGGCGTGATTTCTGATCGGGCTTGTGTAGGCATGCGTGTGTGCGTTGCATGGTTTTTTGTGGTAGGGGATTTGGATTTTTGGGGGGACATGCAGGATACCGTATGTGGGGGTGGTGTCATGTAGCGCGGAATGTGTAGTTTAATTGCAGAGCCGAAAAACGTTCTCATTTTTGCTTGGATTGTTTATGAAAGCAGGGGTGTTtcgggaatttttttttaatttttggggaGTAGGTTTCGTTGTGTTGGCCGGATGTTGGAATTCGGGGGGATCTTGTGGGTTCTTGTGGGTTCTTAGTACTGTGTGCTCAGTTGGTGATGGGGTTCATGATCGGGAAAGCCGTACTCCAAGGGGATTGCTGGTACGTTAAACTCGGCGTTACTTACTGTGTACAGGTCGTGGCTgtaaaggaaataaatatttaatacaattttttttctaaaccaGGATCAGTTACTCACTTGTAGGGCCTGTCGTCATGGACATAAGGAAGGTTCAAACCGGCATAGGGTCCATAACCGCCATCATAGGGATTGGGAATGTGGTGGTAGATTCCAAGCTCACGCTGATCGTCCACATGCCTGTATGGCTGGGGCATGTGATGATAGCGACCTTCATGGGAACAAGAGAAATCAAATAGGTTAGTTGGGTGCCTATTGGGTATAACTTCTGATTGTCTGAGTGCTTGGGTGAGTGACTATTCGAAACTATTCAAGTTATATATATCCAATATTAGATATTTACACAATTAATTAGTTTCTCATTTGGTTTTTGTACAAAGTAGGCAGTTGAGTCTAAAAGTCTTTAAATTTAGagttatttatagttataaaGTCGTTCAACTACAGTTAAGACAATATAcactttttggatttttttaattttgactgCTTTTTGTGTGGAATGAGTTCGGATTGTGTGATTGTGATTCTTTTCTTTCTATAGTTTACCTAAACCATCTTGCGAACCACTCCTTCCTATAGGCCGAGTATAAAAGATTGAATGTTTAATATCAGAGTGCTCAAGTAAGATGTGTTCTTTTTTGTTAGTGATAGAAGCTCAGCTCAAGGCCTTGATATACTGAATATTGTTTACAATTTCGCTAATTTCAGACGTCAGCCTTGAGCTTGAACTTATTTGAGAGTCAGCAGCAGATTATTCGTATAAGTAAGTGTGTTATCGAATTcggttgtttatacaaatataCATGTGAGGTATAGTATGTATGTTAGTATCTCTGGGCAAGTcaattttgctttttttttgttgtttcacATTGCTGGTGTTGGGTTAgtgggcggcggcagcggcatgcagtcagtgggcgtggcactagGCACGATATTTCTATGATGGTCTCACGAAAATACCTTCATTCTGCGAGTTCCCATGGTACTTTCCATCGTCGCTGGGGCGATATTTGCCATCGCTAGAGGATTGCTGTGGAACCGTATACTTGCCATTATTATCCGGAACGGGACTGGTGTGGCAGACAGCAAAGAGGGCCTGCAGGAGAAACAGGATGTGATTTTATTAACTGATTTACATAATGCCATTGAATATGACAGGAAGTGCGGATCAGTTGAATGCACTCGAGTTGAGTTTTGAATTTATCGGCGGATGCTGCTAATGATTCAACGCTTGAGAAAAGGTGCAGCagccaaataaaaatttaattgtgctAAAACTTGCTGGGGAACACAGAACAGCAcaaggtaattaaattaatttggattcttctttttttttcgcgaCACATGAGTAACACTTTTGTAACTGCACTGATCAGGATGCATGTTCTTTTTCTTCGCTACTCACCACAACCAGGGTGAAGCTCAACATGGACTTGGTGAACATGATTATCCTTCGGGGAGTGTATATCCTTTGACTGGTTGTCCGACTGACTAAGTGACTGGGTAATCCTGCTCGAGAGGTGACTGCAACAGGAATGTTTGGTTTCCCTTCCAGTACACCGGatttatatagaaatatgccaGGTTCGCAGTCGCAGCGCTGCTCTCAACGCATTGCGTCGCGCCTAAAATTCTCTGAGAGAAGATCCGTCGGTTCATTTCGGTTCATCAGCTAAATTTCTTGAAGAGATACATGTACCCCAAGCTGCTcccttttgatttttagacAGATGATGAGCCGAATTCTTCTTGTTTCACCTTTTGTGTGGTTCACTCTGCCTTTCTGACTCTCTGCCAACTTTAATCGCTCTCCGGTAACGATAATTTATATAGCGTATCAATGTCACCGGTAAACGTAATTACATATATTACCAATTAggcaatttgtattatttgacAAATGTCGCTTTATATCGAGTTCAACGCCcaatatattgttctttctagaACTAAGGATATGGGGCCTTTGGAGACTCGTCATGGAGTTGTTTACTCTAGTTGTGAAAAAGAAATTCCCAGGTCTTCTCAGCGAATTGTCATCGAATTTCGTCTGAACAATAAGAGCGAATCATTTTGGTGGCAATTTTATTAAGCTGATAATTGAAGGTGAAGTTCAGGTCAGCGCAAACGTCACCAAACCAAGATTaccatttttgaaaaacatataggtattattttttagcattttgtttttctgtgtCATTGGTGTGGGAagaactttttgttttgatgtcAAGGATGTagggaaaaaaatatgacaaataataaagaattttataaaaatggagGAAATTCCGTACTATATACTTTCTTGATAATTCATTGCAAGGAAGTGATATTCTTAAACCAATATATAACTTCCCCAATTCCTAAACGACGTCTGTTAACTTCCCAGCTGGAGACCGAAGTTAACTAGTTGTGGCAACCGATGACAACATCGCAGATTCGTATCCCAAAACTACCTGGAGGCACTCGGAAGCGCCATAAAAGTGCCGTAATGAAATCATAAATTACGCACCAGCGGAAATACAGCAAAAAATCGTACAggcaatataaataaaataagaaaatatgaaaCAATTCAGACAATTCAGACAATGCGCACGCCAGCCGCAACTCGAAATGCATTAATATTGAAGCCGAAGATCgcgatggagatggagatgagGATGGGTTTTCGCTCGGAGGTTGGTTTTGGGGGCTTCGGGGTTCACAACATAACCGGAATCGGATGGAACcggcaaaagaaaaatgttgaCAAAAACGAATTTAATTGTTTGTGGCAAACGTTGACACCGAGGCGCTGAGACTGACAGCTTGGGGATCGGCTCGGAATGTGTCCTTAACGGTTTTAGCGTCGGAAGATGCTGTCAAGATTAAAGTTGCTACCTAGCAAAAAAGAAGACATGGAATGGGGCTTAACCTCATACTACTTGGTcagattttaaagatttaaagattttaagctagattttcattttaaatcgatatattttattatattgtattt from Drosophila takahashii strain IR98-3 E-12201 chromosome 2R, DtakHiC1v2, whole genome shotgun sequence encodes:
- the Cpr49Ac gene encoding larval cuticle protein LCP-30 isoform X2, coding for MFTKSMLSFTLVVALFAVCHTSPVPDNNGKYTVPQQSSSDGKYRPSDDGKYHGNSQNEGRYHHMPQPYRHVDDQRELGIYHHIPNPYDGGYGPYAGLNLPYVHDDRPYNHDLYTSTTTKKPTTTTKRTTTTTTTTTTTPRSILFNYDDEGRHKILHKEEVRKQDKYDHSYLTENGIYGEEQAKLHHTGGTHAKGFYEYTGDDGKLYRVNYASNDGGFMPEGDHIHPIPDAIARALKYVEEQHKANGGAQFDHRGFRINHMTKDIKAQIKAIHLERMPKELSEQIRMLEHEVELAEEEEREEQAELERLRKAAKLH
- the Cpr49Ac gene encoding larval cuticle protein LCP-30 isoform X1 — encoded protein: MFTKSMLSFTLVVALFAVCHTSPVPDNNGKYTVPQQSSSDGKYRPSDDGKYHGNSQNEGRSGSQDGLGRYHHMPQPYRHVDDQRELGIYHHIPNPYDGGYGPYAGLNLPYVHDDRPYNHDLYTSTTTKKPTTTTKRTTTTTTTTTTTPRSILFNYDDEGRHKILHKEEVRKQDKYDHSYLTENGIYGEEQAKLHHTGGTHAKGFYEYTGDDGKLYRVNYASNDGGFMPEGDHIHPIPDAIARALKYVEEQHKANGGAQFDHRGFRINHMTKDIKAQIKAIHLERMPKELSEQIRMLEHEVELAEEEEREEQAELERLRKAAKLH